The Salvelinus namaycush isolate Seneca chromosome 31, SaNama_1.0, whole genome shotgun sequence genomic interval AAACATGAACATTATCAGGAATTTGGACCTACAACATGCTTACACAGGTATCAGAGGCCTTGTGTCTCTTCTATCTCCTTGTCCCTGCGCAGTCAGAGGACCACACTGGCCATAGCACAGTGGTTGGTGGGGATGCCGATGCGGTGGTGGCAGGTGAACATCTTGCGCAGCTCAGCGCGAAAGCGGTCGTGCAGCCAGGCATACAGGAAGGGGTTACAGCAGGAGGAGCTCATGGCACACAGGTGGCACAGCAGCTGAATGAGCAGGAAGTGGCGCTTGTTAATTAGGCGGATATCGATGTCACGCAGCACGTTGAACACATGGATGGGCAGCCAACACACCCCGAAGGCCGCCACCACTAACGCCACCAGACGGAAGATCTTTCGCTTTCGGGCTCGCTGTGCCTCTGCCTGGTCTCGGGACCGATGTCCCGGCACCACGCAGTTCCTCAGCTTGAAAGAGATGCAGAGATAGGAGGCGCAGACAGCGGAGAGTGGCAGGATGTAGGTAACCAGCAGGGTGCTGTAGGCGTAGGCTAGCCTCTCCTTCTCCTGTCCCAGCCAGAACTCCTCACAGATAGTGAGGCCCTCCTCTCTGAACTCCACGTGGTACGTGTGGGCCACGGCCGGAGCCACCAGGCCACAGGACAGCAGCCAGATCCCTGACAGGACGTAAGCACAGGTGGACACAGAGGTGCGCTTCTTCAGAGGATGCACAGTGGCGTAGTACCTGGCAGGGAAAGTGCACAGCAGTATTCATTTGAATgaattgagaaaaaaaaaatcatagaTATAGATCAACAATTACAAcgtcattattttatttatttttattttcacagTTCATTTGAAACTGCCCTTTGAAAACCCATGGACTTTTTTCGTTCTCTCGAGTCAAAGTGGGTACACTCACCTGTCAACAGCGATGGCGGTGAGGgtgaagacagacacatagacGGTAACCGGCTGGATCAGGAACACCAGGTAGCACATGAACCTCCCAAACACCCAGCCACGAGTGTTGAATGCATAGGCCAGGGTGAAGGGTACACAGGTCACACACATC includes:
- the LOC120025662 gene encoding prolactin-releasing peptide receptor-like codes for the protein MDGSGSGWTGGLLPSVSEKTTEGHSVFEMAVQNDSANHSSLFADVALLQSFKLLIIPCYSLVVVVGVLGNYLLLYVICRTRKMHNVTNFFIGNLAFSDMLMCVTCVPFTLAYAFNTRGWVFGRFMCYLVFLIQPVTVYVSVFTLTAIAVDRYYATVHPLKKRTSVSTCAYVLSGIWLLSCGLVAPAVAHTYHVEFREEGLTICEEFWLGQEKERLAYAYSTLLVTYILPLSAVCASYLCISFKLRNCVVPGHRSRDQAEAQRARKRKIFRLVALVVAAFGVCWLPIHVFNVLRDIDIRLINKRHFLLIQLLCHLCAMSSSCCNPFLYAWLHDRFRAELRKMFTCHHRIGIPTNHCAMASVVL